The following are from one region of the Juglans regia cultivar Chandler chromosome 10, Walnut 2.0, whole genome shotgun sequence genome:
- the LOC108987079 gene encoding ACT domain-containing protein ACR6-like isoform X2 — MNLVITKAYISSDAGWFMDVFNVIDHDGNKITDKEDIDYIQRRLESNASFAPSLRGSVGVMPSEEYTSIELSGTDRPGLLSEVCAVLADLGCNVVNAEIWTHNARAAAVVHVTDESTGCAIKDPTHLSTIKDLLCNVLRGDDDLKTANMKLSPPGVTNRGRRLHQIMFADRDYERVGGTGVEGVENKSPRPHVTLFDCIQKEYTVITMRSKDRPKLLFDIICTLTDMQYVVFHGVVKTGRMEAYQEFFIRHVDGLPISSEAERERVAQCLEAAIERRASEGMELELCTEDRVGLLSDITKIFRENSLCIKRAEISTKGGKAIDTFYVTDVTGNAVDPKMIDSICRQIGHTILKVKKHRSNASPPKAPQGTTMGFLFGNLFKARSFQNFKLIRSYS; from the exons TGTTTAATGTGATTGACCATGATGGGAACAAAATCACAGATAAGGAAGACATTGATTATATTCAAAGG AGACTCGAAAGTAATGCCAGCTTTGCACCCTCATTGAGAGGGTCTGTAGGGGTAATGCCCTCAGAAGAGTACACCTCGATAGAGCTCAGTGGTACTGACAGGCCTGGCTTATTGTCTGAAGTGTGTGCAGTTCTTGCAGACCTTGGCTGTAATGTGGTGAATGCTGAGATATGGACGCACAATGCTAGGGCTGCAGCTGTAGTTCATGTCACAGATGAATCCACTGGGTGTGCAATCAAAGATCCAACACATCTCTCGACAATTAAGGATTTGCTTTGCAATGTCCTCAGGGGAGACGATGACTTGAAGACTGCAAATATGAAGCTTTCACCCCCCGGAGTGACAAATAGGGGGAGAAGGTTACATCAAATTATGTTTGCTGACAGGGACTATGAGAGAGTTGGGGGGACTGGAGTTGAGGGAGTTGAGAATAAGAGTCCAAGACCTCATGTAACGTTGTTCGACTGCATCCAGAAGGAATACACCGTGATTACTATGAGGTCAAAAGATCGGCCAAAACTGTTGTTCGACATCATTTGTACTTTGACTGACATGCAGTATGTAGTGTTTCATGGAGTGGTCAAAACGGGGAGGATGGAAGCTTATCAG GAATTTTTTATTCGGCATGTTGATGGGCTCCCTATAAGTTCAGAAGCTGAGCGAGAACGTGTTGCACAGTGCCTTGAAGCCGCCATTGAAAGGCGGGCATCTGAG GGAATGGAGCTTGAATTGTGCACAGAAGACCGAGTTGGACTCCTCTCAGATATAACCAAGATATTCCGGGAGAACAGTTTATGCATTAAAAGAGCAGAAATTTCGACAAAGGGTGGAAAAGCCATAGACACTTTCTATGTCACGGATGTCACCGGTAATGCTGTTGACCCCAAGATGATAGATTCAATTTGTAGACAGATAGGCCACACGATACTGAAGGTGAAGAAGCATAGGTCCAATGCTTCACCACCCAAGGCCCCTCAAGGAACCACAATGGGATTCCTCTTTGGGAATTTGTTTAAAGCTCGAAgtttccaaaacttcaaattaatCAGATCCTACTCTTAA
- the LOC108987079 gene encoding ACT domain-containing protein ACR6-like isoform X3 produces MLDGSWMRLESNASFAPSLRGSVGVMPSEEYTSIELSGTDRPGLLSEVCAVLADLGCNVVNAEIWTHNARAAAVVHVTDESTGCAIKDPTHLSTIKDLLCNVLRGDDDLKTANMKLSPPGVTNRGRRLHQIMFADRDYERVGGTGVEGVENKSPRPHVTLFDCIQKEYTVITMRSKDRPKLLFDIICTLTDMQYVVFHGVVKTGRMEAYQEFFIRHVDGLPISSEAERERVAQCLEAAIERRASEGMELELCTEDRVGLLSDITKIFRENSLCIKRAEISTKGGKAIDTFYVTDVTGNAVDPKMIDSICRQIGHTILKVKKHRSNASPPKAPQGTTMGFLFGNLFKARSFQNFKLIRSYS; encoded by the exons AGACTCGAAAGTAATGCCAGCTTTGCACCCTCATTGAGAGGGTCTGTAGGGGTAATGCCCTCAGAAGAGTACACCTCGATAGAGCTCAGTGGTACTGACAGGCCTGGCTTATTGTCTGAAGTGTGTGCAGTTCTTGCAGACCTTGGCTGTAATGTGGTGAATGCTGAGATATGGACGCACAATGCTAGGGCTGCAGCTGTAGTTCATGTCACAGATGAATCCACTGGGTGTGCAATCAAAGATCCAACACATCTCTCGACAATTAAGGATTTGCTTTGCAATGTCCTCAGGGGAGACGATGACTTGAAGACTGCAAATATGAAGCTTTCACCCCCCGGAGTGACAAATAGGGGGAGAAGGTTACATCAAATTATGTTTGCTGACAGGGACTATGAGAGAGTTGGGGGGACTGGAGTTGAGGGAGTTGAGAATAAGAGTCCAAGACCTCATGTAACGTTGTTCGACTGCATCCAGAAGGAATACACCGTGATTACTATGAGGTCAAAAGATCGGCCAAAACTGTTGTTCGACATCATTTGTACTTTGACTGACATGCAGTATGTAGTGTTTCATGGAGTGGTCAAAACGGGGAGGATGGAAGCTTATCAG GAATTTTTTATTCGGCATGTTGATGGGCTCCCTATAAGTTCAGAAGCTGAGCGAGAACGTGTTGCACAGTGCCTTGAAGCCGCCATTGAAAGGCGGGCATCTGAG GGAATGGAGCTTGAATTGTGCACAGAAGACCGAGTTGGACTCCTCTCAGATATAACCAAGATATTCCGGGAGAACAGTTTATGCATTAAAAGAGCAGAAATTTCGACAAAGGGTGGAAAAGCCATAGACACTTTCTATGTCACGGATGTCACCGGTAATGCTGTTGACCCCAAGATGATAGATTCAATTTGTAGACAGATAGGCCACACGATACTGAAGGTGAAGAAGCATAGGTCCAATGCTTCACCACCCAAGGCCCCTCAAGGAACCACAATGGGATTCCTCTTTGGGAATTTGTTTAAAGCTCGAAgtttccaaaacttcaaattaatCAGATCCTACTCTTAA